One segment of Pristis pectinata isolate sPriPec2 chromosome 3, sPriPec2.1.pri, whole genome shotgun sequence DNA contains the following:
- the mpc1 gene encoding mitochondrial pyruvate carrier 1, producing MAGVVARKVFDYVKSKDFRDYLMRCHFWGPVANWGLPIAAFSDMKKTPEIISGRMTFALCCYSLLFMRFAYKVQPRNWLLFACHFTNETAQIIQGCRLIKHNIQKKKSSE from the exons ATGGCTGGAGTCGTGGCCCGCAAGGTCTTTGACTATGTCAAGAGCAAGGATTTCCGTGATTACCTCATGAGGTGC CACTTTTGGGGTCCAGTGGCCAACTGGGGCTTGCCCATTGCTGCCTTTAGTGATATGAAGAAAACTCCAGAGATCATCAGTGGCAGAATGACATTTG CATTGTGCTGTTATTCCTTGCTTTTCATGCGGTTTGCATACAAGGTACAGCCTAGAAATTGGCTTTTGTTTGCTTGTCATTTCACTAATGAAACAGCACAGATCATTCAAGGATGCCGCTTGATCAAGCACAA CATACAGAAGAAGAAGTCATCTGAATGA